A region from the Riemerella anatipestifer genome encodes:
- the rnr gene encoding ribonuclease R, producing MAKKKKYISKKNEGKLKDLGRQILSFMNKQSAKIYNYKQIADGIDYKNPRQREQVIQALHKLLADERIKEVEKGKYIIDLKIKDTLTGFIDFNHSGNAYVRVEGLEEDIFIHSKNVKDALQGDKVLIVTYHFKSKKLEGSVIEVLERNRKEFVGTFEFIKHKDFGFVVCDKKQINTDIFVPRNKINGAKDGDKVVVKMVEWNPTEKNPHGEIVKVLGTPGSHETEIHSILAEYGLPYAFPEEVEQEADAIDREIRDDEVKKRWDMRGICTFTIDPKDAKDFDDALSIRKLENGNWEIGVHIADVSHYVVPNTLLDQEAYQRATSVYLVDRVVPMLPEVLSNEVCSLRPNEDKYTFSAVFELNDKAEIKKQWFGRTVIHSDRRFTYEEAQERIETGKGDLADEILTLDKLAKILREERIRKGAITFDRSEVRFNLDKNNEPIGVYFKVSKDSNHLIEEFMLLANRKVSEFISLNKKGSPTGKTFIYRVHDDPDPTKLEALRDFVATFGYKMNLANSQKVAESMNELLKSVKGKGEENMIETLAMRSMSKAVYSTEPIGHYGLGFEYYTHFTSPIRRYPDLIAHRLLQHYLDQGKSPDKAEYEEKSKHCSAMERLAADAERDSIKFMQVKFMEKHLGEVFTGVISGVAEFGFWVQIPENGAEGLIKLRDLMDDSYQYDAKTHAVYGGRTGNSYQLGDTVKIKVMKANLIQKQLDFKIIKKAEN from the coding sequence ATGGCAAAGAAAAAAAAATACATATCAAAAAAAAATGAGGGAAAATTAAAGGATTTAGGAAGGCAAATCCTTAGTTTTATGAACAAACAATCTGCTAAAATATATAATTATAAGCAGATAGCTGATGGTATAGACTACAAAAACCCTCGCCAGAGAGAACAGGTTATACAAGCCTTACACAAACTCTTAGCAGACGAGAGAATAAAAGAAGTAGAAAAAGGCAAGTATATTATAGACCTTAAAATAAAAGACACTCTTACAGGATTTATAGATTTTAACCACTCTGGCAATGCCTATGTGAGAGTAGAAGGTTTAGAGGAGGATATTTTTATCCACTCCAAAAATGTAAAAGATGCCCTACAAGGAGACAAAGTTCTTATTGTAACCTATCACTTCAAATCAAAAAAGCTAGAAGGCTCCGTAATAGAAGTACTAGAAAGAAACCGTAAAGAATTTGTAGGAACTTTCGAGTTTATAAAGCATAAAGATTTTGGATTTGTGGTTTGTGATAAAAAGCAAATCAACACAGATATTTTTGTACCACGAAACAAAATCAACGGAGCTAAAGATGGCGATAAAGTAGTGGTAAAAATGGTAGAATGGAACCCTACCGAGAAAAATCCTCACGGAGAAATCGTTAAAGTGTTAGGAACTCCTGGTAGCCATGAAACCGAAATACATTCTATATTAGCAGAATATGGTCTTCCTTATGCTTTCCCAGAGGAAGTAGAGCAAGAAGCAGATGCCATAGACCGAGAGATAAGAGACGACGAGGTAAAAAAAAGATGGGATATGAGAGGTATTTGTACCTTTACCATAGACCCAAAAGATGCTAAAGACTTTGACGATGCTCTTTCCATAAGAAAGTTAGAGAATGGAAACTGGGAAATTGGGGTACATATTGCCGATGTATCTCATTATGTTGTTCCCAACACATTACTAGACCAAGAAGCCTATCAGAGAGCCACTTCTGTATATTTAGTAGATAGAGTGGTACCTATGCTTCCTGAAGTACTTAGTAATGAGGTTTGCTCACTTCGTCCTAATGAGGACAAATACACCTTCTCCGCCGTGTTTGAACTCAATGATAAGGCTGAAATAAAGAAACAATGGTTTGGACGCACCGTAATACACTCTGACAGAAGGTTTACCTACGAAGAAGCTCAAGAACGTATAGAAACAGGCAAAGGAGATTTGGCTGATGAAATTTTAACCCTAGACAAACTCGCTAAAATCCTTAGAGAAGAGCGTATTAGAAAAGGGGCAATTACTTTTGACCGAAGTGAAGTCAGATTTAACTTAGACAAAAACAACGAACCTATAGGCGTTTATTTCAAGGTAAGCAAAGACTCCAATCATCTTATAGAAGAATTTATGCTCCTCGCCAACAGAAAAGTATCTGAGTTTATTTCTCTTAACAAAAAAGGGAGCCCTACTGGCAAAACCTTTATTTATAGAGTACACGACGACCCAGACCCAACCAAATTAGAAGCACTAAGGGATTTTGTAGCCACTTTTGGTTATAAAATGAACCTTGCTAACTCTCAAAAGGTAGCGGAGAGTATGAACGAGCTTTTAAAATCTGTTAAAGGTAAAGGCGAAGAAAATATGATTGAAACCCTCGCAATGCGTTCTATGAGTAAAGCCGTTTATTCTACCGAGCCAATAGGACACTATGGTTTAGGGTTTGAGTATTATACCCACTTTACTTCTCCTATCCGCCGTTACCCCGACCTTATAGCCCACCGACTATTACAGCATTATCTAGACCAAGGCAAATCTCCCGACAAAGCAGAATACGAAGAAAAATCTAAACACTGTTCTGCAATGGAACGCCTAGCTGCAGATGCCGAAAGAGATTCTATTAAATTTATGCAAGTTAAGTTTATGGAGAAACATCTTGGCGAAGTGTTTACTGGCGTTATTTCTGGCGTTGCCGAATTTGGTTTCTGGGTTCAAATTCCTGAAAATGGTGCCGAGGGCTTAATAAAACTAAGAGATTTAATGGATGATTCTTATCAGTACGATGCCAAAACCCACGCTGTCTATGGTGGTAGAACAGGCAATAGTTATCAACTAGGAGACACCGTTAAAATTAAAGTGATGAAAGCTAATCTCATCCAAAAACAATTAGATTTTAAAATCATAAAAAAGGCTGAAAACTAA
- the rpiB gene encoding ribose 5-phosphate isomerase B, which produces MKKIAIACDHAGFEYKEFIKKELANEYHITDFGTNSADSVDYPDFVHPAASSVENGENEMGILICGSGQGVQLTANKHQGIRCALCWMPELGALARQHNNCNMVAVPARFISKELALEIIKTFLNTEFEGGRHQNRVSKIASC; this is translated from the coding sequence ATGAAAAAAATTGCTATCGCTTGCGACCACGCTGGGTTTGAATACAAGGAGTTTATCAAAAAAGAATTAGCCAACGAATACCATATTACCGACTTTGGCACAAATTCTGCCGACTCCGTAGATTATCCAGATTTTGTACATCCTGCAGCAAGTTCTGTAGAAAACGGTGAAAACGAAATGGGCATACTCATTTGTGGTAGTGGGCAAGGTGTACAGCTTACTGCTAACAAACACCAAGGCATCAGATGTGCGTTGTGTTGGATGCCAGAACTTGGAGCCTTAGCTAGACAGCATAATAATTGCAATATGGTAGCCGTTCCAGCTCGTTTTATTTCAAAAGAACTGGCACTAGAAATCATCAAAACATTTTTAAATACCGAGTTTGAAGGAGGGAGACACCAGAATAGAGTGTCTAAAATAGCATCTTGCTAA
- a CDS encoding glycosyltransferase translates to MKVIVSAFSNLYTDQRIEKVCQTLHDNNYKIELIGNDWGENGAMERPYPFSRIHIKSKNLRGAYLEFNKKLYTELLKKADKNTILHANDIDAILPNLWVSKKLSIPLIFDSHEIFTEMPAIKGRWTQKIWQLVERYSLPKIKYMMTESESYVQWFRERYPVNPVVVRNIPRKITTPITIPQNTPKVILYQGAINQSRGIDKAIRALNYLDNVIFKIAGDGPKREEYEALAKKLNLNHKVSFLGKLHPTELRKLTQTADVGLSIEENGGVSYLYSLPNKVADYIQSRVPLVMINFPEMKRVYNNFKVGEMIDSHDPKVLAEAITRVLEKGRLHYQSELEKAAEALCWEKDEEKILSLYHQVITESNFV, encoded by the coding sequence ATGAAAGTAATTGTTTCTGCTTTCAGTAATTTATACACGGACCAAAGGATAGAAAAAGTTTGTCAGACCCTTCATGACAACAACTACAAAATAGAGCTCATCGGAAATGATTGGGGAGAAAATGGAGCAATGGAGCGCCCTTATCCTTTTAGTAGGATACACATCAAATCGAAAAATCTCCGTGGAGCATACCTTGAGTTCAATAAAAAACTTTATACCGAATTACTAAAAAAAGCGGACAAAAATACCATCTTACACGCTAACGATATAGATGCCATACTCCCCAACCTTTGGGTTTCCAAAAAATTAAGTATTCCTCTTATTTTTGATAGTCACGAAATTTTCACCGAAATGCCAGCCATTAAAGGAAGATGGACGCAAAAAATTTGGCAATTGGTAGAACGATATTCGCTTCCTAAAATCAAATATATGATGACAGAAAGCGAAAGCTACGTCCAATGGTTTAGAGAACGCTATCCTGTAAATCCTGTTGTAGTGAGAAATATACCTAGAAAAATCACTACACCTATCACCATACCTCAAAACACTCCAAAAGTGATTTTATATCAAGGAGCCATCAACCAGTCTAGAGGCATAGATAAAGCTATACGAGCTTTAAACTATCTTGATAATGTCATTTTTAAAATTGCTGGAGATGGCCCCAAAAGGGAAGAATATGAAGCATTGGCAAAAAAATTAAATCTAAACCATAAAGTTTCGTTTCTAGGAAAATTACACCCCACAGAGCTAAGGAAACTCACTCAAACGGCAGATGTCGGTCTTAGTATTGAAGAAAACGGAGGCGTAAGCTACCTCTACTCTCTACCAAACAAAGTGGCAGATTATATACAGAGTAGAGTTCCGCTCGTGATGATAAACTTCCCCGAAATGAAGAGAGTTTATAACAATTTTAAAGTGGGAGAAATGATAGATTCTCACGACCCAAAAGTACTTGCCGAAGCCATAACCCGTGTGCTAGAAAAGGGACGACTACACTATCAATCTGAACTAGAAAAAGCCGCCGAAGCCCTATGTTGGGAAAAGGACGAGGAGAAAATCCTTTCACTTTATCATCAGGTAATTACAGAATCAAATTTCGTATAA
- a CDS encoding YgjV family protein, with the protein MNPEYIGYLASAFVAISFLLKEINKIRLVNLIGCLLFVAYGFLIDSLPVTITNILISLVQIYYLFLAKKQ; encoded by the coding sequence ATGAATCCTGAATATATAGGCTATTTAGCGTCTGCCTTTGTTGCTATCAGTTTTTTACTAAAAGAAATTAACAAGATAAGATTGGTAAACCTAATTGGCTGCCTACTATTCGTAGCGTATGGTTTCCTAATAGACAGCTTACCTGTTACTATTACCAACATCCTTATTTCCCTAGTTCAGATATACTACCTTTTTCTAGCGAAAAAACAATGA